In Inquilinus sp. Marseille-Q2685, the following proteins share a genomic window:
- a CDS encoding ABC transporter ATP-binding protein, whose protein sequence is MSSGISIRRLNKSYGSLHVLREIDIEVDPGAFTVLLGPSGCGKSTLLNAIAGLDDVDSGEIVIGGVDVTDAEPSARGLAMVFQSYALYPTMTVRKNLSFGLRVNRVAKEEVEKRVAWAADLLQIRELLDRKPGQLSGGQRQRVAIGRALVREAQVFLFDEPLSNLDAKLRTEMRVEIKRLHKELGSTIIYVTHDQVEAMTLATRIAVMKGGQVEQYADPQTLYEKPATLFVAGFVGSPAMNFLPGTVVPSDGMAARIDGHDLPLGAYPFLTEPAAGDEIVLGFRPEDIGLAEDGAPGVPVEAPLLFTEPMGADTLAWFDLAGKRVSVRLPPDRARALSGGARLTLDLSKASLFSTQTERRL, encoded by the coding sequence ATGTCCTCCGGCATCTCGATCCGCCGCCTGAACAAGTCCTACGGCTCGCTGCACGTGCTGCGCGAGATCGACATCGAGGTCGATCCCGGCGCCTTCACCGTGCTGCTCGGCCCCTCGGGCTGCGGCAAGTCCACCCTGCTCAACGCCATCGCCGGCCTCGACGACGTCGATTCCGGCGAGATCGTGATCGGCGGCGTCGACGTCACCGACGCCGAGCCGAGCGCCCGCGGCCTGGCCATGGTGTTCCAGTCCTACGCCCTGTACCCGACCATGACAGTGCGCAAGAACCTGTCCTTCGGCCTGCGCGTCAACCGCGTGGCGAAGGAGGAGGTGGAGAAGCGCGTCGCCTGGGCCGCCGATCTGCTGCAGATCCGCGAGCTGCTGGACCGCAAGCCGGGCCAGCTCTCGGGCGGCCAGCGCCAGCGCGTGGCGATCGGCCGGGCCCTGGTGCGCGAGGCGCAGGTGTTCCTGTTCGACGAGCCGCTGTCCAACCTCGACGCCAAGCTGCGGACCGAGATGCGGGTCGAGATCAAGCGCCTGCACAAGGAGCTGGGCTCGACCATCATCTACGTCACCCACGACCAGGTCGAGGCGATGACGCTGGCGACCCGGATCGCGGTGATGAAGGGCGGGCAGGTCGAGCAGTACGCCGACCCGCAGACCCTCTACGAGAAGCCGGCGACCCTGTTCGTGGCCGGCTTCGTCGGCTCCCCGGCGATGAACTTCCTGCCCGGCACGGTGGTGCCGTCCGACGGCATGGCTGCCCGGATCGACGGCCACGACCTGCCGCTCGGGGCTTATCCCTTCCTGACCGAGCCCGCGGCCGGGGACGAGATCGTGCTCGGCTTCCGGCCGGAGGATATCGGCCTGGCGGAGGACGGCGCGCCGGGCGTCCCGGTCGAGGCGCCGCTGCTCTTCACCGAGCCGATGGGCGCCGACACGCTGGCCTGGTTCGACCTGGCCGGCAAGCGCGTCTCCGTCCGCCTGCCGCCGGACCGGGCGCGGGCGCTGTCGGGCGGCGCCCGGCTGACGCTCGACCTGTCCAAGGCCTCCCTGTTCAGCACCCAGACCGAACGCCGGCTTTAG
- a CDS encoding sugar phosphate isomerase/epimerase, with translation MSTQDVISIQLYSLRNYGDLDKQLDAVAAAGYRHVETIQSHFDDAAGTRRKLDSRGLTASSGHIGLPALRERLDWVVEGAKTVGLTQLFMPAVPTEERKGGGDHWRRIGKELGEFAARLADRGIKLGYHNHHWELEAAEDGRPVLAHFFDGANGHPLTWQVDVAWLARGGANPSDWLKKEQARVVSAHVKDIAPAGQKTDEDGWTDVGTGTLDWPRLWRECRAAGAEWMVVEHDNPKHPDAFAKASFDFLKGLPA, from the coding sequence ATGTCCACTCAGGATGTGATCTCCATCCAGCTCTACAGCCTCCGCAACTACGGCGACCTCGACAAGCAGCTCGACGCCGTGGCTGCTGCCGGCTACCGCCATGTCGAGACGATCCAATCGCATTTCGACGATGCGGCCGGCACCCGCCGCAAGCTCGATTCCCGCGGCCTGACCGCGTCCTCCGGCCATATCGGCCTGCCGGCGCTGCGCGAGCGGCTGGACTGGGTGGTCGAGGGCGCCAAGACCGTCGGCCTGACCCAGCTGTTCATGCCGGCCGTGCCGACCGAGGAGCGCAAGGGCGGCGGCGACCACTGGCGCCGCATCGGCAAGGAGCTGGGCGAGTTCGCGGCCCGGCTGGCCGACCGCGGCATCAAGCTCGGCTACCACAACCACCATTGGGAGCTGGAGGCGGCGGAGGACGGCCGCCCGGTGCTGGCGCATTTCTTCGACGGCGCCAACGGCCATCCGCTGACCTGGCAGGTCGACGTCGCCTGGCTGGCTCGGGGCGGGGCCAACCCGTCCGACTGGCTGAAGAAGGAGCAGGCCCGCGTCGTGTCGGCCCATGTCAAGGACATCGCCCCGGCCGGCCAGAAGACCGACGAGGATGGCTGGACCGATGTCGGCACCGGCACGCTGGACTGGCCGCGGCTGTGGCGCGAATGCCGGGCGGCGGGCGCCGAGTGGATGGTGGTCGAGCACGACAACCCCAAGCACCCGGACGCCTTCGCCAAGGCCAGCTTCGACTTCCTCAAGGGCCTGCCGGCCTGA
- a CDS encoding glycoside hydrolase family 3 N-terminal domain-containing protein: protein MTASRPGSPLALVLGIQRPTLSADELAFFREANPYGLFLGRRNMKDPQQLRALCAAFREAVGRPDAPVLTDQEGGRVSHLDSGAWPLFRSFRSFGRLAERDLAAARRAIRLSSVAMGRMMREVGLNSACSPVLDLLLPGADAVIGERAFGGDPELVAALGREVVDGFIEVGLMPVMKHIPGHGRATEDSHKTRPVVTADAATLDATDFLPFARLRDTPWAMVSHVVYSAFDPDRPASVSPVITQEVIRGRLGFAGVLISDCVFMNSLQGEVHDRVAQVLDGGCDIALHCHGELPEMRRAAARARPLDDAAVARLEAAERRLGAAPADVAALHAEVEALLAAA, encoded by the coding sequence GTGACCGCATCCAGGCCCGGCAGCCCCCTTGCGCTCGTCCTCGGCATCCAGCGGCCGACCCTGTCGGCGGACGAGCTGGCCTTCTTCCGCGAGGCCAACCCCTACGGCCTGTTCCTCGGCCGCCGCAACATGAAGGACCCGCAGCAGCTGCGCGCCCTGTGCGCCGCCTTCCGCGAGGCGGTGGGCCGGCCGGACGCGCCGGTGCTGACCGACCAGGAGGGCGGCCGCGTCTCGCATCTCGATTCCGGCGCCTGGCCGCTGTTCCGCAGCTTCCGCAGCTTCGGCCGGCTGGCGGAGCGCGACCTGGCCGCCGCCAGGCGCGCCATCCGCCTGTCCTCGGTCGCCATGGGCCGGATGATGCGCGAGGTGGGGCTGAACAGCGCCTGCTCGCCCGTCCTCGACCTGCTGCTGCCCGGCGCCGACGCGGTGATCGGCGAGCGCGCCTTCGGCGGCGACCCGGAGCTGGTGGCCGCGCTGGGCCGCGAGGTGGTGGACGGCTTCATCGAGGTCGGGCTGATGCCGGTGATGAAGCACATCCCCGGCCATGGCCGCGCCACCGAGGACAGCCACAAGACCCGGCCGGTGGTCACGGCGGACGCCGCGACCCTGGACGCCACCGACTTCCTGCCTTTCGCCCGGCTGCGCGACACGCCCTGGGCGATGGTCAGCCACGTCGTCTACAGCGCCTTCGACCCCGACCGGCCGGCCTCGGTGTCGCCGGTGATCACGCAGGAGGTGATCCGCGGCCGCCTGGGCTTCGCGGGCGTGCTGATCTCCGACTGCGTGTTCATGAACTCGCTGCAGGGCGAGGTGCACGACCGCGTCGCCCAGGTGCTGGACGGCGGCTGCGACATCGCCCTGCACTGCCATGGCGAACTGCCGGAGATGCGGCGCGCCGCCGCCCGGGCCCGGCCGCTGGACGACGCCGCGGTCGCCCGGCTGGAGGCGGCGGAGCGGCGCCTGGGTGCCGCCCCGGCCGACGTCGCGGCGCTGCACGCCGAGGTCGAGGCCCTGCTGGCCGCGGCCTGA
- a CDS encoding LacI family DNA-binding transcriptional regulator, giving the protein MVDIARLAGVSVATVSRALTGSPLVTAETRERIEAAVRQTGYAVNPLARGLRRQEARQILVLVPDIANPFFSEVLLGIEEEAAARGFSMLVGNTAKDPAREDRHAGQMLTGAVDGLILVNGRLPPRLLRDRDYDGRIVAVSEAIPGGRVPVVGIDNAAAAAAVVAHLAGLGHRRIGHIAGPESNILTRQRLAGYEAGLRAAGLREEPDLVRHGDFTIPSGESAMAALLDLPAAPTAVFCSNDEMAIGAIRALRRTGREAPRDVAVAGFDDIQFAGTYEPPLTTIRQPRRRMGAEAMALLGRRIAGEPGAGGDVTLPFALVERRSSTG; this is encoded by the coding sequence ATGGTCGACATCGCCCGGCTGGCCGGGGTTTCGGTGGCGACGGTCAGCCGGGCGCTGACCGGATCGCCCCTGGTCACGGCGGAGACGCGCGAGCGGATCGAGGCAGCGGTGCGCCAGACCGGCTATGCCGTGAACCCGCTGGCGCGCGGCCTGCGCCGGCAGGAGGCGCGGCAGATCCTGGTGCTGGTGCCGGACATCGCCAACCCGTTCTTCTCCGAGGTGCTGCTGGGGATCGAGGAAGAGGCGGCGGCGCGCGGCTTCAGCATGCTGGTCGGCAACACCGCCAAGGACCCGGCGCGCGAGGATCGGCACGCCGGCCAGATGCTGACCGGCGCGGTCGACGGGCTGATCCTGGTGAACGGCCGGCTGCCGCCCCGACTGCTGCGCGACCGCGACTACGACGGCCGGATCGTGGCGGTGTCGGAGGCCATCCCCGGCGGACGGGTGCCGGTGGTCGGCATCGACAATGCGGCCGCGGCGGCTGCGGTCGTGGCCCATCTGGCCGGGCTGGGGCACCGCCGCATCGGCCACATCGCCGGGCCGGAGAGCAACATCCTGACGCGGCAGCGCCTGGCCGGCTATGAGGCCGGGCTGCGCGCGGCCGGCCTCCGCGAGGAGCCGGACCTGGTCCGCCATGGCGACTTCACCATCCCGAGCGGCGAGTCGGCGATGGCGGCGCTGCTGGATCTCCCTGCCGCGCCGACGGCGGTGTTCTGCAGCAACGACGAGATGGCGATCGGGGCGATCCGGGCGCTGCGCCGGACCGGGCGCGAGGCGCCGCGGGACGTAGCCGTGGCCGGCTTCGACGACATCCAGTTCGCCGGCACCTACGAGCCGCCGCTGACCACGATCCGCCAGCCGCGCCGCCGCATGGGGGCCGAAGCGATGGCGCTGCTGGGCCGCCGCATCGCCGGCGAGCCCGGCGCCGGCGGCGACGTCACCCTGCCCTTCGCGCTGGTGGAGCGGAGGAGCAGCACGGGGTAA
- a CDS encoding FAD-binding oxidoreductase, translating to MPASSTLDAAFLARLDALLGLGGLARGDALAGVHPGYDPDNLAAGVQASPRSVEEASAVLALCHEAGVSVVPHGGRTGLVGGGASRPGQIVFSTRRLDRIVEIDTAARLAVVEAGVTLQQLQDAAAEHGLTPGIDLAARGSATIGGMIATNAGGIEAFRRGTMRNRVLGLEFLRADGTVVSDLVRVLKNNTGYDLKDLIAGSEGTLCIVTRAVIRLERQVAPAATALVACASAEAALAAALRLRDRFPGRLRALEIMWHAYAETVAQEHGVALSGFGLDPAPVYLLTEAEQDPDTDIAAAMEAEIGALWEEGPVTGAALAQNERQREIFWRIRDDSDAIGRACPGVKTFDVSVPLSALPAYVERIRSELAATFSPAMRVYVFGHLADGNLHVLVGDWPEGSEARIEAILYDGLADSGGSFSAEHGIGLEKQDAFRRYADPARRAAMAAVKTALDPKGILNPGKILS from the coding sequence TTGCCGGCTTCCTCCACCCTCGACGCCGCCTTCCTCGCCCGCCTCGACGCGCTGCTCGGCCTGGGCGGGCTGGCGCGGGGCGACGCCCTGGCCGGCGTCCATCCCGGCTACGATCCCGACAACCTGGCGGCGGGCGTCCAGGCTTCGCCCCGCAGCGTCGAGGAGGCCTCGGCGGTGCTGGCGCTGTGCCACGAGGCCGGCGTCTCCGTCGTGCCCCATGGCGGCCGCACCGGGCTGGTCGGCGGCGGCGCCTCGCGGCCCGGGCAGATCGTGTTCAGCACCCGCCGGCTCGACCGCATCGTCGAGATCGACACCGCCGCCCGCCTCGCCGTGGTCGAGGCCGGGGTGACGCTGCAGCAACTGCAGGACGCGGCGGCGGAGCACGGCCTGACCCCCGGCATCGACCTCGCCGCCCGCGGCTCCGCCACCATCGGCGGCATGATCGCGACCAATGCCGGCGGCATCGAGGCGTTCCGCCGCGGCACCATGCGGAACCGCGTGCTCGGCCTCGAATTCCTGCGCGCCGACGGCACCGTGGTCTCCGACCTGGTGCGGGTGCTGAAGAACAACACCGGCTACGACCTGAAAGACCTGATCGCCGGGTCGGAGGGCACGCTCTGCATCGTCACCCGCGCCGTGATCCGGCTGGAGCGGCAGGTCGCCCCGGCGGCGACGGCGCTGGTCGCCTGCGCCTCGGCCGAGGCGGCACTGGCCGCGGCCCTGCGGCTGCGCGACCGCTTCCCCGGCCGGCTGCGGGCGCTGGAGATCATGTGGCACGCCTATGCCGAGACAGTGGCGCAGGAGCACGGCGTGGCCCTGTCCGGCTTCGGCCTCGACCCGGCGCCGGTCTATCTTCTGACCGAGGCCGAGCAGGACCCCGACACCGACATCGCCGCGGCGATGGAGGCGGAGATCGGGGCGCTGTGGGAGGAGGGGCCGGTCACCGGCGCCGCCCTGGCGCAGAACGAGCGCCAGCGCGAGATCTTCTGGCGCATCCGCGACGATTCCGACGCGATCGGCCGCGCCTGCCCGGGGGTGAAGACCTTCGACGTCTCGGTGCCCCTGTCGGCGCTGCCGGCCTATGTCGAGCGGATCCGGTCGGAGCTGGCGGCGACCTTCTCCCCGGCGATGCGGGTCTATGTCTTCGGCCATCTCGCCGACGGCAACCTGCATGTGCTGGTCGGCGACTGGCCGGAGGGGTCGGAGGCGCGGATCGAGGCGATCCTCTATGATGGGCTGGCCGATTCCGGCGGCTCCTTCTCGGCCGAGCACGGCATCGGGCTGGAGAAGCAGGACGCCTTCCGCCGCTACGCCGACCCGGCGCGGCGGGCGGCGATGGCGGCGGTGAAGACGGCGCTGGACCCCAAGGGCATCCTCAACCCGGGGAAGATCCTGTCCTAG
- a CDS encoding carbohydrate ABC transporter permease — MSALRIRNPAAKAVVAPTVLIMAVCFYGAILWTIYISFTRSGLVPNYSFAGIGQYVRLFGTARWHTAFSNMFIFGGLFIVSALIFGTLLAILIDQKVRFEGVFRTVFLYPLSMSFIVTGLAWQWFLNPTMGLQDFVRGLGWESFTFDWIVDRDRAIYTLVLAAVWHSSGLIMAIMLAGLRGVDHEIWRAARVEGIPRWRTYLSIVLPMLRPLIVTCVVLLAIAVVKSYDLVVAMTRGGPGNATDMPAKFVVDLTFERANVGLASAGAVVMLVAVLAALAPYLYIELGRRNR, encoded by the coding sequence ATGTCCGCGCTCCGCATCCGCAATCCGGCGGCCAAGGCCGTGGTCGCGCCCACCGTCCTGATCATGGCGGTGTGTTTCTACGGCGCGATCCTGTGGACCATCTACATCTCCTTCACCAGGTCCGGCCTGGTGCCGAACTACAGCTTCGCCGGCATCGGCCAGTATGTGCGCCTGTTCGGGACCGCGCGCTGGCACACCGCCTTCAGCAACATGTTCATCTTCGGCGGGCTGTTCATCGTCTCGGCCCTGATCTTCGGCACGCTGCTGGCGATCCTGATCGACCAGAAGGTCCGGTTCGAGGGGGTGTTCCGCACCGTCTTCCTGTACCCGCTGTCGATGTCCTTCATCGTCACCGGCCTGGCCTGGCAGTGGTTCCTCAACCCGACCATGGGGCTGCAGGACTTCGTGCGCGGGCTGGGCTGGGAGAGCTTCACCTTCGACTGGATCGTCGACCGCGACCGGGCGATCTACACCCTGGTGCTGGCCGCGGTCTGGCATTCCTCCGGCCTGATCATGGCGATCATGCTGGCCGGGCTGCGCGGCGTCGACCACGAGATCTGGCGAGCCGCCCGGGTCGAAGGCATCCCGCGCTGGCGCACCTATCTCTCGATTGTGCTGCCGATGTTGCGGCCCCTGATCGTCACCTGCGTCGTGCTGCTCGCGATCGCGGTGGTGAAGAGCTACGACCTGGTGGTCGCCATGACCCGCGGCGGCCCTGGCAACGCCACCGACATGCCGGCCAAATTCGTGGTCGACCTGACCTTCGAGCGCGCCAATGTCGGGCTGGCCTCGGCCGGCGCCGTGGTCATGCTGGTCGCGGTGCTGGCGGCGCTGGCCCCCTATCTCTACATCGAGCTCGGGCGGAGGAACCGATGA
- a CDS encoding Gfo/Idh/MocA family protein has protein sequence MTPVTLGIIGCGNISDAYFRGAAGSSLVRVKACADLRREAAEAKAQQYGVAALSVEELLADPEIEIVINLTVPLAHAAVGLQIIAAGKHVYSEKPLAATLTDARALAQAAAAAGLRIGCAPDTFLGGAHQACRRLIDEGRIGQVVGGAAAVISRGMESWHPNPEFFFKPGGGPILDIGPYYVTQLINLLGPVKRVAAVATKGYPTRTVTSEPLNGQIIQVEVPTTVNGVLEFESGANISLTASWDVWKNKRIPFEIYGTEGSLLVPDPNFFGGAPQVTAQAGDWQDVDISAHPFGTPNRPLKDGRSVADYRIIGALDMAVAIREGRPHRASGELALHALEVMEAFALSSTEGRHVTIESVCQRPEPVPLGADESVFVAARKAA, from the coding sequence ATGACCCCCGTCACCCTCGGCATCATCGGCTGCGGCAACATCAGCGACGCCTATTTCCGCGGCGCCGCCGGGTCCAGCCTGGTGCGCGTCAAGGCCTGCGCCGACCTGCGGCGCGAGGCGGCCGAAGCCAAGGCCCAGCAATACGGCGTCGCCGCGCTGTCGGTCGAAGAGCTGCTGGCCGACCCGGAGATTGAGATCGTCATCAACCTGACCGTGCCGCTGGCCCATGCCGCGGTCGGGCTGCAGATCATCGCCGCCGGCAAGCATGTCTATTCCGAGAAGCCGCTGGCGGCGACGCTGACCGATGCCCGCGCCCTGGCCCAGGCCGCGGCGGCGGCCGGCCTGCGCATCGGCTGCGCCCCCGACACCTTCCTCGGCGGCGCCCACCAGGCCTGCCGCCGGCTGATCGACGAGGGCCGCATCGGCCAGGTGGTCGGCGGCGCCGCGGCGGTGATCTCGCGCGGCATGGAGAGCTGGCACCCGAATCCGGAGTTCTTCTTCAAGCCGGGCGGCGGGCCGATCCTCGACATCGGGCCGTATTACGTCACCCAGCTGATCAACCTGCTGGGGCCGGTGAAGCGGGTGGCGGCGGTCGCCACCAAGGGCTATCCGACCCGCACCGTCACCAGCGAGCCGCTGAACGGCCAGATCATCCAGGTCGAGGTGCCGACCACGGTCAACGGCGTGCTGGAGTTCGAGAGCGGCGCCAACATCTCGCTGACCGCCTCCTGGGACGTGTGGAAGAACAAGCGCATCCCGTTCGAGATCTACGGCACCGAGGGCTCGCTGCTGGTGCCCGACCCGAACTTCTTCGGCGGCGCGCCGCAGGTCACCGCCCAGGCCGGCGACTGGCAGGATGTCGACATCTCGGCCCATCCCTTCGGCACACCGAACCGGCCGCTGAAGGACGGCCGGTCGGTCGCCGACTACCGCATCATCGGCGCGCTCGACATGGCGGTCGCCATCCGCGAGGGCCGGCCGCACCGCGCTTCCGGCGAGCTGGCGCTGCACGCGCTGGAGGTGATGGAGGCGTTCGCCCTGTCCTCGACCGAGGGCCGTCACGTCACCATCGAGAGCGTCTGCCAGCGGCCGGAGCCGGTGCCGCTCGGCGCCGACGAGTCGGTCTTCGTCGCGGCGCGCAAGGCGGCTTAA
- a CDS encoding ABC transporter substrate-binding protein, with product MVHWWTSGGESKAISVFAEEFKKRGGTWIDSAVVGGQAARASAMNRIAGGDPPSAAQWNAGVAVRKLAEEGLLTELDDLAAAGGWEKVLPPLIVKNNTYDGHVVAVPTDIHGNNWMWYSTKIFQEVGAEPPKTWDEFFAVADKIKAKGYIPFGLGGEPWQEGLLFGAILAGTAGKDTYRKIYVDHDAELAGGPGTVKAFETLRRLKDYVDEGHAGRKWNDTTMMVASNKAAMQIMGDWAKGEFASAGLTPGKEFGCVLAPGTQDAYILTVDVFVFPKQTDEAKIKAQRQLAEVMMDPAVQVRFNQFKGALPARLDADVGTLDPCAQAGQKVLADVNNQIPNTALGFNNDVEGQINDLVTQFWTTPEMSAADAAKQFADIVANADI from the coding sequence GTGGTCCATTGGTGGACCAGCGGCGGCGAATCCAAGGCGATCAGCGTCTTCGCCGAGGAGTTCAAGAAGCGCGGCGGCACCTGGATCGACAGTGCCGTGGTCGGCGGCCAGGCGGCGCGCGCCTCGGCGATGAACCGGATCGCCGGTGGCGACCCGCCCTCGGCCGCGCAGTGGAACGCCGGCGTCGCCGTGCGCAAGCTGGCGGAGGAGGGGCTTTTGACCGAGCTCGACGACCTCGCGGCCGCGGGCGGCTGGGAGAAGGTGCTGCCGCCGCTGATCGTCAAGAACAACACCTATGACGGCCACGTCGTCGCGGTGCCGACCGACATCCACGGCAACAACTGGATGTGGTATTCGACCAAGATCTTCCAGGAGGTCGGGGCCGAGCCGCCCAAGACCTGGGACGAGTTCTTCGCCGTCGCCGACAAGATCAAGGCCAAGGGCTACATCCCGTTCGGCCTGGGCGGCGAGCCGTGGCAGGAAGGGCTGCTGTTCGGCGCCATCCTGGCCGGCACCGCCGGCAAGGATACCTACCGCAAGATCTATGTCGACCACGATGCCGAGCTGGCGGGCGGCCCGGGCACGGTGAAGGCGTTCGAGACGCTGCGCCGACTGAAGGACTATGTCGACGAGGGCCATGCCGGCCGGAAGTGGAACGACACCACCATGATGGTCGCCAGCAACAAGGCGGCGATGCAGATCATGGGCGACTGGGCCAAGGGCGAATTCGCCTCCGCGGGGCTGACCCCGGGCAAGGAATTCGGCTGCGTCCTGGCCCCGGGCACGCAGGACGCCTACATCCTGACCGTCGACGTCTTCGTCTTCCCGAAGCAGACCGACGAGGCCAAGATCAAGGCGCAGCGGCAACTGGCCGAGGTGATGATGGACCCGGCGGTGCAGGTCCGGTTCAACCAGTTCAAGGGCGCCCTGCCGGCCCGGCTCGACGCCGATGTCGGCACGCTCGACCCCTGCGCCCAGGCCGGCCAGAAGGTGCTGGCGGACGTGAACAACCAGATCCCCAATACCGCGCTGGGCTTCAACAACGACGTCGAAGGCCAGATCAACGACCTGGTCACCCAGTTCTGGACCACGCCGGAGATGTCGGCGGCGGATGCGGCCAAGCAGTTCGCCGACATCGTCGCCAACGCCGATATCTGA
- a CDS encoding carbohydrate ABC transporter permease produces MPNQAAVGRLGLYAFLVVSALFFAIPLLIAFNTSLKPMDEIRQGSLFALPAAPTLEAWDKAWFSACTGLFCDGLHVGFWNSVKILVPSVILSILVSALNGYALAQWRFRGANLILTLLMLGAFIPYQVILYPLVKVFSTLSLYGTLPGIVLIHIVFGLPVLTLIFRNFYAGLPEELVKAARVDGAGFFRIFLQIMLPMSLNILMVALILQVTGIWNDYLLGLIFAGRENLPMTVQLNNIVNTTTGEVEYNVDMAATLLTAIPPLVVYFLSGRYFVRGIASGAVKG; encoded by the coding sequence GTGCCGAACCAGGCGGCCGTGGGGCGCCTCGGGCTCTACGCCTTCCTGGTGGTCTCGGCGCTGTTCTTCGCCATCCCGCTGCTGATCGCCTTCAACACCTCGCTGAAGCCGATGGACGAGATCCGCCAGGGCTCGCTGTTCGCCCTGCCGGCGGCGCCGACGCTGGAGGCCTGGGACAAGGCCTGGTTCTCGGCCTGCACCGGCCTGTTCTGCGACGGGCTGCATGTCGGCTTCTGGAACTCGGTCAAGATCCTGGTGCCGAGCGTGATCCTGTCGATCCTCGTCAGCGCGCTGAACGGCTACGCCCTGGCGCAGTGGCGCTTCCGCGGCGCCAACCTGATCCTGACCCTGCTGATGCTCGGCGCCTTCATCCCCTACCAGGTGATCCTCTATCCCCTGGTGAAGGTGTTCTCGACCCTGTCGCTCTACGGCACCCTGCCGGGGATCGTGCTGATCCATATCGTCTTCGGCCTGCCGGTGCTGACGCTGATCTTCCGCAACTTCTACGCCGGCCTGCCGGAGGAGCTGGTCAAGGCGGCGCGGGTCGACGGCGCCGGCTTCTTCCGCATCTTCCTCCAGATCATGCTGCCGATGTCGCTGAACATCCTCATGGTCGCCCTGATCCTGCAGGTCACCGGCATCTGGAACGACTACCTGCTGGGGCTGATCTTCGCCGGCCGCGAGAACCTGCCGATGACGGTCCAGCTCAACAACATCGTCAACACCACGACCGGAGAGGTCGAATACAACGTCGACATGGCGGCGACGCTGCTGACCGCGATCCCGCCGCTGGTCGTCTATTTCCTCTCCGGCCGGTACTTCGTCCGCGGCATCGCCTCGGGCGCCGTGAAGGGGTAA
- a CDS encoding glycine zipper family protein translates to MRAKRWVAVSAAVAIVVSGCGAKGIRPIIDPATSVAGGVNYETDVQQCQQLAEQVNPSGRLVAGLLLGAALGAASGALIGNAYNRPGAGAAYGAGLGATYGGVAGGASGAQTMQDVVRNCMFRRGYAVLEGPQGLMSNPVIPASAPAATVQPAVVPATAASQPIVPAAAATAAPVGDPGVICRIGNLTLARSTSACAAAGGVAVAPLAR, encoded by the coding sequence ATGCGTGCCAAGCGCTGGGTCGCCGTGTCGGCGGCCGTTGCGATCGTCGTGTCTGGCTGCGGTGCCAAGGGCATCCGGCCGATCATCGACCCCGCCACCTCGGTGGCCGGCGGCGTCAACTACGAGACCGATGTCCAGCAGTGCCAACAGCTGGCGGAGCAGGTGAACCCGTCCGGCCGGCTCGTGGCCGGTTTGCTGCTGGGCGCGGCGCTGGGCGCCGCCTCCGGCGCCCTGATCGGCAATGCCTATAACCGTCCCGGCGCCGGGGCGGCCTACGGCGCCGGGCTGGGCGCCACCTATGGCGGCGTCGCCGGCGGCGCCAGCGGCGCGCAGACGATGCAGGATGTCGTGCGCAACTGCATGTTCCGGCGCGGCTATGCGGTGCTGGAAGGGCCGCAGGGACTGATGTCGAACCCGGTCATCCCGGCCTCGGCCCCGGCGGCGACCGTCCAGCCGGCCGTCGTCCCGGCGACGGCCGCGTCCCAGCCGATCGTCCCCGCCGCAGCGGCCACGGCCGCGCCCGTCGGCGACCCCGGCGTGATCTGCCGGATCGGCAACCTGACCCTGGCGCGATCCACGTCCGCCTGCGCCGCCGCCGGCGGGGTCGCGGTCGCCCCTCTCGCTCGATAG
- a CDS encoding GNAT family N-acetyltransferase: protein MADLLVKLYALEPPTGSRAAMAAAGITIRPAIAPEKRAVAQWVEERFGDRWASEVEVAFAHQPVGCLVAVQDGTVLGFACHNVTAIGFFGPTGVDPDQRGKGIGEALLRETMEAMRHLGHAYAVIGGAGPVAFYEKIVGAVEIPGSTSGLYHGMIRSRTD from the coding sequence ATGGCCGATCTGCTGGTCAAGCTCTACGCGCTGGAGCCACCGACGGGGTCGCGCGCGGCGATGGCCGCCGCCGGCATCACCATCCGCCCCGCCATCGCGCCGGAGAAGCGCGCCGTCGCGCAATGGGTGGAGGAGCGCTTCGGCGACCGCTGGGCCAGCGAGGTCGAGGTCGCCTTCGCCCACCAGCCCGTCGGCTGCCTGGTCGCGGTCCAGGACGGCACCGTGCTGGGATTCGCCTGCCACAACGTCACCGCCATCGGCTTCTTCGGCCCGACCGGCGTCGATCCCGACCAGCGCGGCAAGGGGATCGGCGAAGCGCTGCTGCGCGAGACCATGGAGGCGATGCGCCATCTCGGCCACGCCTATGCCGTCATCGGCGGCGCCGGCCCGGTCGCCTTCTACGAGAAAATCGTCGGAGCCGTCGAGATTCCGGGTTCCACAAGTGGTCTATACCACGGCATGATACGGTCCAGGACGGATTGA